One Pectobacterium colocasium DNA segment encodes these proteins:
- the manX gene encoding PTS mannose transporter subunit IIAB, whose translation MSIAIMLCTHGATAGPLLKTAEMILGEQSNIAWIDFVPGENAETLIEKYQEKLTQLDTSQGVLFLVDTWGGSPFNAASRLVTNKENHDVIAGVNIPMLAETFMARDDNPSFSDLVAIALEAGRDGVKALKYQDTPKAAPPSPPPPPKAKAIPTPAGSGEHMKIGLARIDDRLIHGQVATRWTKETNVSRIIVVSDEVAADNVRKTLLTQVAPPGVTAHVVDVAKAVRVYDNPKYAADRVMLLFTNPTDVLTLIENGVKITSVNIGGMAFKQGKTQVNNAVSIDEKDIAAFRELDKRGIELEVRKVSTDTRLKMMDLINKMPR comes from the coding sequence GTGAGTATTGCAATCATGTTATGCACTCACGGCGCCACTGCGGGACCGCTGTTAAAGACAGCAGAAATGATCCTTGGCGAGCAAAGCAATATCGCCTGGATCGATTTCGTTCCTGGAGAAAACGCCGAAACATTGATAGAAAAATATCAGGAAAAACTCACGCAGTTAGACACATCGCAAGGCGTGCTGTTTCTCGTTGATACCTGGGGCGGTAGCCCGTTCAACGCAGCCAGTCGTCTCGTCACCAATAAAGAAAACCATGATGTTATCGCTGGCGTGAATATCCCCATGCTGGCAGAAACCTTTATGGCTCGGGATGATAATCCGTCCTTTTCCGATTTGGTTGCTATCGCTCTGGAAGCCGGCAGGGATGGCGTCAAGGCGCTGAAGTATCAGGATACGCCCAAAGCCGCGCCCCCTTCTCCTCCACCGCCGCCAAAAGCCAAGGCCATTCCCACACCAGCCGGTTCCGGTGAACACATGAAGATCGGATTGGCGCGTATTGATGACCGTCTGATTCATGGCCAGGTCGCCACCCGTTGGACGAAAGAAACCAATGTTTCGCGCATTATTGTCGTCAGCGATGAAGTCGCCGCCGATAACGTGCGTAAAACGTTGCTGACTCAGGTTGCGCCGCCGGGCGTTACCGCTCACGTGGTGGATGTCGCAAAAGCCGTCCGTGTTTACGACAACCCAAAATATGCCGCTGACCGGGTGATGCTGTTATTCACCAATCCGACCGATGTATTAACGCTGATCGAAAATGGCGTAAAAATCACCTCGGTTAATATTGGCGGGATGGCATTTAAACAGGGGAAAACGCAGGTCAATAATGCCGTTTCCATCGACGAGAAGGATATCGCTGCATTCCGGGAGTTAGATAAACGCGGCATTGAATTGGAGGTTCGGAAAGTCTCAACCGATACTCGACTTAAAATGATGGATTTAATTAACAAAATGCCGCGCTGA
- a CDS encoding metal ABC transporter substrate-binding protein, translating to MIGFHARLPALFRRIALPCILLLLANASAQAAEKLKVITTFTIIQDIAQNIAGDAATVESITKPGAEIHDYQPTPRDIVKTQSAQLVLWNGMNLERWFTRFFENVKNVPAVVVTEGITPLPIREGAYNGNPNPHAWMSPSNALIYIENIRKGLVQADPANAETYNRNAKAYAEKIKALDEPLRERLSRIPEQQRWLVTSEGAFSYLAKDYQFNEVYLWPINADEQGSPQQVRRVIDTVREKAIPVVFSESTVSDKPAKQVSKETGAKYGGVLYVDSLSTEKGPVPTYIDLLQVTVETIAKGFNQ from the coding sequence ATGATTGGTTTTCACGCCCGTTTACCTGCTCTGTTCCGCCGCATTGCGCTACCGTGCATCTTACTGCTTTTAGCCAACGCCTCCGCTCAGGCGGCTGAAAAGCTTAAAGTCATCACCACCTTTACCATCATTCAGGATATCGCACAGAATATCGCTGGCGATGCCGCAACGGTCGAGTCCATCACCAAGCCCGGTGCAGAGATTCATGATTATCAACCGACACCGCGCGATATTGTAAAAACACAGTCTGCGCAGTTGGTGCTGTGGAACGGCATGAATCTTGAACGCTGGTTTACGCGCTTTTTCGAAAACGTAAAAAATGTGCCTGCCGTCGTGGTAACTGAAGGCATAACGCCACTTCCGATCCGTGAAGGTGCCTATAATGGCAACCCAAACCCACATGCCTGGATGTCTCCCTCCAATGCATTAATCTATATTGAAAATATCCGCAAAGGCCTGGTGCAAGCCGATCCCGCCAATGCCGAGACGTATAACCGTAACGCCAAAGCCTACGCAGAAAAAATTAAGGCTCTCGACGAACCGCTACGTGAACGTCTCTCCCGCATCCCAGAACAGCAACGCTGGTTAGTCACCAGTGAAGGCGCATTCAGCTATCTGGCGAAGGATTATCAGTTCAATGAAGTCTATCTCTGGCCAATCAATGCCGACGAGCAAGGGTCGCCGCAGCAGGTACGTCGGGTTATCGATACCGTGCGTGAGAAGGCTATCCCTGTGGTCTTCAGCGAAAGCACGGTTTCCGATAAACCAGCAAAACAGGTGAGTAAAGAAACGGGAGCGAAATATGGTGGCGTGCTGTATGTTGATTCGCTGTCTACAGAAAAAGGCCCTGTGCCAACCTATATCGACCTGTTACAAGTGACGGTGGAAACCATCGCGAAAGGATTTAATCAATGA
- a CDS encoding metal ABC transporter permease, with amino-acid sequence MIDILLQPFSYNYMVKAIWVSAIVGGVCAFLSAYLMLKGWSLMGDALSHSVVPGVAGAYALGLPYAAGAFFTGMLAALAMTLIRHITRLREDAIIGFIFSTFFAVGLLIISLNPTSVNVQSIIFGNILGIADEDILQVEIIIGVTFVILCLLWKDLLAVFFDENHARSIGLSPLKLKILFFTLLSACTVAALQTVGAILVIAMVITPGATAYLLTDRFGRLVVISIALGAITSAVGAYLSFFLDGATGGVIVTLQTLVFLLAFVFAPKHGLLASRRLRLRDQSGDAL; translated from the coding sequence ATGATCGATATCCTGTTGCAGCCATTCAGCTATAACTACATGGTCAAAGCGATCTGGGTCAGCGCCATTGTCGGCGGCGTATGCGCTTTTCTTTCAGCATACCTGATGCTGAAAGGCTGGTCGCTGATGGGCGATGCGCTCTCTCACTCCGTCGTACCGGGTGTCGCCGGTGCCTATGCATTAGGCCTCCCCTACGCTGCCGGTGCATTTTTTACCGGTATGCTCGCCGCACTGGCAATGACGCTGATCCGTCACATAACCCGATTGCGCGAAGATGCGATTATCGGTTTTATTTTCTCAACGTTTTTCGCTGTCGGCCTGCTGATTATTTCGCTCAACCCGACATCGGTTAATGTACAGTCCATCATTTTCGGCAATATCTTGGGCATTGCCGACGAAGATATCCTGCAAGTTGAAATCATCATCGGCGTGACGTTCGTAATTCTTTGCCTGCTATGGAAAGATCTGCTGGCCGTATTTTTTGATGAGAACCACGCCCGTTCGATTGGCCTTTCTCCGCTGAAGCTGAAAATTTTGTTCTTTACGCTGCTGAGTGCTTGTACTGTCGCGGCGTTGCAAACGGTCGGGGCGATTTTGGTGATCGCGATGGTGATTACACCGGGCGCCACCGCGTATTTACTCACCGATCGGTTTGGGCGTCTGGTGGTGATATCGATTGCACTTGGGGCGATCACCAGCGCCGTGGGTGCGTATCTGAGCTTTTTCCTCGATGGCGCAACCGGTGGCGTGATTGTCACACTGCAAACCCTTGTCTTCTTGCTGGCGTTTGTTTTTGCGCCAAAACATGGGTTACTGGCTTCGCGCCGCCTGCGGCTACGCGATCAATCAGGAGATGCGTTATGA
- the mntP gene encoding manganese efflux pump MntP, which yields MNMSATLILAFGMSMDAFAASIGKGAVLHNPRFRDAIRTGLIFGVIEAITPLIGWALGFFASQYILEWDHWVAFTLLVILGGRMVIEGLKGSDDCRCEKVKNHSLALLICTAVATSLDAMAIGVGLAFLQVNIFHTAMVIGFATMLMVTIGMMIGRYIGPILGKKAEVIGGLVLIGIGCNILYEHLGYAA from the coding sequence ATGAATATGTCAGCAACACTTATCCTAGCATTTGGTATGTCAATGGATGCCTTCGCCGCGTCAATCGGTAAAGGTGCCGTCCTGCATAATCCTCGTTTCCGCGATGCCATTCGTACCGGACTCATTTTTGGCGTCATTGAGGCTATCACCCCCCTCATCGGCTGGGCACTTGGTTTTTTTGCCAGCCAGTATATTCTCGAATGGGATCACTGGGTTGCGTTTACGCTACTAGTTATTCTCGGTGGTCGGATGGTCATTGAAGGGCTCAAAGGCTCCGACGACTGCCGTTGTGAGAAAGTCAAAAATCATAGTCTGGCGTTATTGATCTGCACCGCTGTCGCCACCAGCCTGGATGCCATGGCAATCGGCGTTGGTCTGGCTTTCCTTCAGGTGAATATTTTTCATACCGCGATGGTGATTGGTTTTGCCACCATGCTCATGGTGACAATCGGTATGATGATTGGCCGCTACATCGGCCCGATTCTCGGCAAGAAAGCGGAAGTGATTGGTGGGTTGGTTCTGATTGGTATCGGCTGCAATATCCTGTACGAGCACCTCGGCTACGCCGCCTGA
- the rlmA gene encoding 23S rRNA (guanine(745)-N(1))-methyltransferase — protein MSYQCPLCQLPLERHPRQWTCGKHSFDCAKEGYVNLLPVQFKRSKQPGDSAEMMQARRSFLEAGHYQPLRDMVAQHVDAIVADDAAALLDIGCGEGYYTAELAQRLTSHRTMTIYGLDVSKAAIQRAAKRYENVEFCVASSQRLPFRDESLDAVVKIYAPCNDAELQRTIKVGGWVVTVSPGPRHLYQLKAEVYDEVLLHPSKDEALVGFQLMEQQTLAYPMQLSGNEAAALLQMTPFAWRATPDVSERLRAAAAFSCETDFIIRLHQRIDSDVVA, from the coding sequence ATGAGTTATCAGTGTCCGCTATGCCAGTTACCTCTGGAGCGACACCCGCGGCAATGGACGTGTGGTAAACATAGCTTTGACTGTGCGAAAGAAGGGTACGTTAACCTGTTGCCGGTACAGTTTAAGCGTTCAAAACAGCCTGGCGACAGCGCTGAAATGATGCAGGCACGGCGCAGTTTTCTGGAAGCCGGTCACTATCAGCCGCTACGCGACATGGTGGCGCAACACGTTGATGCTATTGTGGCAGATGACGCTGCTGCTCTGTTGGATATCGGCTGTGGTGAGGGGTATTACACCGCGGAGCTGGCGCAGCGTCTTACATCGCACAGAACGATGACGATCTACGGACTGGATGTGTCCAAAGCGGCGATTCAGCGTGCGGCAAAACGGTATGAAAACGTTGAGTTTTGCGTTGCATCCAGCCAGAGACTGCCTTTTCGCGACGAATCCCTTGATGCTGTGGTAAAAATTTACGCGCCGTGTAACGACGCGGAGCTACAGCGCACCATTAAGGTTGGAGGTTGGGTGGTAACGGTGTCTCCGGGGCCTCGACATCTTTATCAACTGAAAGCGGAAGTCTACGATGAGGTGTTATTGCACCCGAGCAAAGATGAAGCGCTCGTCGGCTTTCAGCTTATGGAGCAGCAAACGCTCGCGTACCCAATGCAGCTATCCGGGAACGAGGCTGCGGCGCTATTGCAGATGACGCCCTTTGCCTGGCGAGCCACGCCAGATGTTAGCGAGCGATTGCGTGCGGCCGCCGCATTTAGCTGTGAAACGGATTTTATTATCCGCTTACATCAGCGTATTGATAGCGACGTCGTCGCTTAA
- a CDS encoding PTS mannose/fructose/sorbose transporter subunit IIC has translation MEITTLQIVLIFLVACVSGMGSILDEFQFHRPLVACTLIGAVLGDLKTGIIIGGTLEMIALGWMNIGAAVAPDAALASIISTILVIAGGQGIGAGIALAIPLAAAGQVLTIIVRTITVAFQHAADSAAERGNLTAISWIHVSALLLQAMRIAIPAVIVAISVGTDAVHAMLNSIPEVVTNGLNIAGGMIVVVGYAMVINMMRAGYLMPFFYLGFVTAAFTQFNLVALGVIGIVMAVLYIQLSPKYNKVQGQPVSSGNNDLDNELD, from the coding sequence ATGGAGATTACCACACTTCAAATTGTGCTGATATTTCTCGTCGCGTGTGTTTCGGGGATGGGTTCAATTCTTGATGAATTCCAGTTCCACCGTCCACTCGTCGCCTGTACGCTGATTGGCGCAGTATTAGGTGATTTAAAAACCGGGATCATTATTGGCGGTACGCTGGAAATGATCGCGTTAGGCTGGATGAACATCGGTGCGGCCGTCGCCCCGGATGCGGCGCTGGCCTCCATTATTTCAACCATTCTGGTTATTGCCGGCGGTCAGGGGATCGGCGCCGGGATTGCACTGGCGATTCCACTCGCAGCAGCCGGGCAAGTCTTAACCATCATCGTTCGTACCATCACAGTCGCATTCCAACATGCGGCAGATAGCGCAGCAGAGCGAGGTAACCTCACAGCCATTAGTTGGATTCACGTCTCCGCCCTGCTGCTACAGGCCATGCGTATCGCGATCCCTGCGGTCATTGTGGCAATTTCCGTCGGCACCGATGCCGTACACGCCATGCTGAACTCCATCCCGGAAGTGGTCACCAACGGTCTGAATATCGCCGGTGGCATGATTGTCGTCGTAGGTTACGCGATGGTCATCAACATGATGCGTGCAGGCTACCTGATGCCGTTCTTCTATCTTGGCTTCGTGACCGCCGCGTTCACCCAGTTCAACCTGGTAGCGCTGGGCGTAATCGGTATTGTGATGGCGGTGCTGTATATCCAGCTCAGCCCGAAATATAACAAGGTTCAAGGCCAGCCGGTTTCATCAGGCAATAACGACCTTGATAACGAACTGGATTAA
- a CDS encoding PTS mannose transporter subunit IID codes for MVENTNVKKLTDSDIRAVFIRSNLFQGSWNFERMQALGFCFSMVPVIRRLYPENSEERKQAIKRHLEFFNTQPFVAAPVLGVTMAMEEQRANGAPIDDAAINGLKVGLMGPLAGVGDPIFWGTARPVFAALGAGIAMSGSLLGPVLFFVLFNLVRLLVRYYGVAYGYRKGIDIVSDMGGGFLQKMTEAASILGLFVMGALVNKWTHVNIPMVVSTVTNQNGTTTVTTVQSILDQLMPGLVPLLLTFGCMWLLRRKVNALWLIMGFFAIGIFGYWIGLLGV; via the coding sequence ATGGTCGAAAACACGAATGTCAAAAAACTCACTGACAGCGACATCCGCGCGGTGTTTATCCGTTCCAACCTGTTTCAGGGTTCCTGGAACTTTGAACGTATGCAGGCACTCGGCTTCTGTTTTTCCATGGTGCCGGTGATTCGCCGTCTTTATCCTGAAAATTCGGAAGAGCGCAAACAGGCGATCAAGCGCCATCTGGAGTTCTTCAACACACAGCCATTTGTTGCAGCCCCGGTACTTGGCGTAACGATGGCAATGGAAGAACAGCGCGCTAACGGCGCCCCCATTGACGATGCGGCGATAAACGGCCTGAAAGTCGGGCTAATGGGGCCATTAGCTGGCGTCGGCGATCCAATATTCTGGGGCACCGCCCGTCCGGTATTCGCCGCACTCGGTGCGGGGATTGCCATGAGCGGCAGCCTGTTAGGGCCCGTCCTCTTCTTCGTCCTGTTTAACCTGGTTCGCCTGCTAGTACGCTACTACGGCGTCGCCTACGGCTACCGTAAAGGGATCGATATCGTCAGCGATATGGGCGGCGGTTTCCTGCAAAAAATGACCGAGGCAGCCTCTATTCTCGGCCTGTTCGTCATGGGAGCCTTGGTCAATAAATGGACTCACGTCAACATTCCGATGGTGGTGTCGACGGTGACGAACCAAAACGGTACAACCACGGTGACCACCGTTCAATCTATCCTTGACCAGCTTATGCCGGGACTCGTTCCCCTGCTGCTAACGTTCGGCTGTATGTGGTTGTTACGGCGCAAGGTGAACGCACTGTGGCTGATTATGGGCTTCTTCGCCATTGGTATCTTCGGATACTGGATCGGCCTGCTCGGCGTGTAA
- a CDS encoding manganese/iron ABC transporter ATP-binding protein, whose protein sequence is MSSDRAVQSLDVNDVSVTYSNGHQAIRHASFSLTGGTICALVGVNGSGKSTLFKSIMGLVKPTSGQVLLNQQPIYQALKQNLVAYVPQTEDVDWNFPVLVSDVVMMGRYGRMNFLRIPSKQDRAIVAESLERVGLSTLQHRQIGELSGGQKKRVFLARALAQQGSVLLLDEPFTGVDVKTENAIIDLLRTLRDEGHLILVATHNLGSVPEFCDNVILVNRTVLAAGPTHSTFTQSNLEKTFGGVLRHINLGGSHLHDDDDVRSVTVLTDDERPAVFYGSTKSDPPASRAIPEEKKP, encoded by the coding sequence ATGAGTAGCGATCGAGCAGTACAGTCATTAGACGTCAATGATGTTTCGGTTACTTACAGCAACGGGCATCAGGCTATTCGCCACGCCTCGTTTTCCCTGACCGGCGGTACGATTTGCGCCCTGGTTGGCGTCAACGGCAGTGGGAAATCAACGTTGTTCAAAAGCATCATGGGGTTGGTCAAGCCAACCTCAGGGCAGGTATTGCTCAACCAGCAACCTATCTATCAGGCGCTGAAACAGAATCTGGTTGCTTATGTTCCCCAAACAGAAGATGTGGACTGGAATTTTCCCGTTCTGGTTTCCGACGTCGTCATGATGGGGCGCTACGGACGGATGAATTTTCTGCGCATCCCGAGTAAGCAAGACCGTGCCATTGTGGCGGAATCGCTGGAGCGCGTCGGGCTATCGACGCTGCAACATCGCCAGATCGGCGAACTGTCCGGTGGTCAGAAAAAACGCGTATTTCTGGCGCGGGCGCTGGCTCAGCAAGGCAGCGTATTACTGCTGGATGAGCCTTTCACCGGCGTCGACGTTAAAACGGAGAACGCGATTATCGATCTGCTGCGCACCTTGCGTGATGAAGGCCATTTGATACTGGTGGCAACCCATAATCTCGGTAGCGTTCCAGAGTTTTGTGACAACGTTATTTTAGTCAATCGTACCGTATTAGCCGCAGGCCCCACGCACAGCACCTTTACTCAGAGCAATTTGGAAAAAACATTCGGTGGCGTTCTACGACACATCAACCTCGGAGGCTCTCATCTGCATGATGACGATGACGTCCGTTCAGTGACGGTGTTAACAGACGATGAGCGTCCAGCCGTATTCTATGGTTCGACCAAGAGCGACCCTCCGGCGTCACGCGCCATACCGGAGGAGAAAAAGCCCTGA
- the cspE gene encoding transcription antiterminator/RNA stability regulator CspE yields the protein MAKIKGQVKWFNESKGFGFITPADGSKDVFVHFSAIQGNGFKTLAEGQNVEFEIQDGQKGPSAVNVTAL from the coding sequence ATGGCAAAGATTAAAGGTCAGGTTAAGTGGTTCAACGAGTCTAAAGGCTTTGGTTTCATCACTCCTGCTGACGGCAGCAAAGATGTATTCGTACACTTCTCTGCAATTCAAGGCAACGGCTTCAAAACTCTGGCTGAAGGCCAGAATGTAGAATTCGAAATTCAGGATGGCCAGAAAGGTCCTTCCGCAGTAAACGTCACTGCGCTGTAA
- a CDS encoding metal ABC transporter permease encodes MTLISWLIDPLSYPFMQRALLAAVVTGTVCAVLSCYLVLKGWSLMGDAISHAVLPGIVVAFLLGIPLVIGAFVSGIFCAIATGYVKEHSRVKEDTVMGIIFSGMFALGLVMFARIDTDQHLNHILFGNVLGITQQELTQILLIAGVTLAIMLLKRRDFMLYCFDPNHARVIGLPVKLLHYGLLSLLAMTIVASLQAVGVILVIAMLIAPGIIAFMVCKRFERMVLVATLVSVISCIAGTLISFYIDGATGPCIVIVQALFFTLALTYHQLKLRRQASSQVVTDAL; translated from the coding sequence ATGACGCTAATAAGCTGGTTAATCGATCCCCTATCCTATCCGTTCATGCAGCGTGCTCTACTCGCCGCCGTCGTCACAGGTACGGTTTGCGCGGTGCTGTCGTGCTATCTGGTGCTGAAAGGCTGGTCGCTAATGGGTGATGCCATTTCCCACGCCGTGCTGCCCGGTATCGTTGTCGCCTTTTTACTGGGGATCCCGTTGGTTATCGGGGCTTTTGTTTCCGGCATTTTTTGTGCGATAGCAACGGGATACGTGAAAGAGCACAGTCGAGTCAAAGAAGACACGGTAATGGGGATCATCTTTTCCGGTATGTTTGCGCTGGGGCTCGTCATGTTTGCGCGCATCGATACCGATCAGCACCTGAACCATATCCTGTTTGGTAATGTGCTGGGCATCACTCAACAAGAGCTGACGCAAATCTTACTGATTGCCGGGGTGACGTTAGCGATCATGTTGCTAAAACGGCGAGATTTCATGCTGTACTGCTTCGATCCCAATCATGCCCGCGTCATTGGCCTGCCCGTTAAGCTGCTGCACTACGGGTTATTAAGCCTGTTGGCAATGACTATCGTTGCATCATTGCAGGCCGTCGGCGTTATTCTGGTGATCGCGATGCTGATTGCGCCGGGCATTATTGCCTTCATGGTCTGTAAGCGCTTCGAGCGTATGGTGCTTGTCGCTACGCTGGTTTCCGTCATTTCTTGTATTGCTGGCACCCTGATCAGTTTCTATATTGATGGCGCGACGGGCCCTTGTATCGTCATCGTTCAGGCTCTGTTCTTTACGCTGGCGCTGACGTACCACCAGCTTAAACTACGTCGCCAGGCTAGCTCTCAGGTTGTCACTGACGCACTGTAA
- a CDS encoding DUF986 family protein → MTMTDITLVVLIALALVYAIYDEFIMEKLKGKTQLLVPLKRMNRLDTLIFIGLVGILIYQNVMSHGAILTTYLLISLAFMACYLAYIRRPKLVFKSTGFFYANIFIPYTRIKNMNLSEDGILVIDLEKRRLLIQVTQLDDLEKIYKFMIENQ, encoded by the coding sequence ATGACAATGACAGATATCACGCTGGTCGTGTTGATTGCATTAGCGCTGGTTTATGCCATCTATGATGAGTTCATCATGGAGAAACTCAAAGGGAAAACCCAGCTCCTCGTCCCTCTGAAACGGATGAATCGGCTCGATACGTTGATTTTTATCGGCTTAGTGGGGATTCTTATTTATCAGAATGTGATGAGCCATGGCGCTATTCTTACTACCTATCTTTTGATTTCTCTGGCCTTCATGGCATGTTACCTGGCTTATATTCGTCGTCCTAAACTGGTGTTTAAATCAACCGGCTTCTTTTATGCGAATATATTCATTCCTTATACCAGAATTAAAAATATGAATTTATCTGAGGATGGCATATTAGTCATCGATCTTGAGAAACGGCGTTTATTAATACAGGTTACTCAGCTTGATGATTTAGAAAAAATATATAAATTTATGATTGAGAATCAATGA
- a CDS encoding YniB family protein — MTYQQAGRIAVVKRIAGWILFIPALLSTLVSLANYLYAYTQKKQGIDAVLLDFLHLMVDMVRFNTPFLNIFWFNSPVPDFTRFFSAATLMFWLIYILIFIGLALQVSGARMSRQAKAIKEGIEDQLILEKMKGDDGNTRETLESRVIVPGHTIFVQFFPLYILPVIIAGVGYLVLRLLGLPV; from the coding sequence ATGACGTATCAACAGGCTGGCCGTATTGCCGTCGTTAAACGCATTGCCGGATGGATCCTTTTTATTCCCGCGCTGCTTTCAACGCTCGTCTCGCTGGCTAACTATCTTTACGCGTATACCCAGAAAAAACAGGGTATTGACGCGGTTCTCCTGGATTTTCTGCATTTGATGGTCGACATGGTGCGTTTTAATACGCCTTTCCTGAATATTTTTTGGTTCAACTCGCCGGTACCGGATTTTACGCGCTTTTTCAGTGCCGCGACGCTGATGTTTTGGCTGATCTACATCCTGATTTTTATTGGTCTGGCATTGCAGGTTTCGGGTGCCCGGATGTCTCGTCAGGCTAAAGCAATAAAGGAAGGTATTGAAGATCAACTGATTCTGGAAAAGATGAAAGGGGATGACGGGAACACGCGTGAGACGCTGGAGTCACGTGTCATCGTTCCAGGACACACGATTTTTGTGCAATTCTTTCCGCTTTATATCCTGCCGGTGATTATTGCTGGCGTTGGCTATCTGGTATTGCGTTTATTAGGGTTGCCCGTCTGA
- a CDS encoding DUF2627 domain-containing protein translates to MNGIFSKEDLSTTFSVACCFSADPYLSASSSNDFGLSV, encoded by the coding sequence ATGAATGGCATTTTCAGTAAAGAAGACTTAAGTACAACCTTTAGCGTTGCATGCTGCTTCTCTGCCGATCCTTATCTTAGTGCCTCAAGCAGTAACGACTTTGGTTTGTCTGTATAA
- a CDS encoding fructosamine kinase family protein, translating into MWQAISRLLEEHHGTAEIQEHRELSGGEIHPAWYVRYGEHDVFVKCDSREMLAKFTAEADQLHLLSRSNTVRVPAVYGVGSSRDHSFLLLQYLPVKPLDAHSAWCLGEQLARLHQWSDQPQFGLDFDNDLSTTPQPNSWQRRWATFFAEQRIGWQLQLAAEKGMHFGHIETLIARVEERLAGHQPQPSLLHGDLWPDNCANSQDGAYLFDPACYWGDRECDLAMLPRYPALPAQIYDGYQNVWPLDKGFIDRQPIYQIYYLLNRANLFGGKHIVEAQQLIERQLLS; encoded by the coding sequence ATGTGGCAAGCTATCAGCCGACTTTTGGAAGAGCATCACGGTACTGCAGAAATTCAGGAACACCGCGAGTTGTCCGGTGGTGAAATACATCCAGCCTGGTATGTCCGTTATGGCGAGCACGATGTTTTCGTGAAATGCGATAGTCGTGAAATGCTGGCCAAATTCACTGCTGAAGCCGATCAGCTTCACCTGCTGAGCCGCAGCAATACCGTGCGAGTGCCCGCTGTTTACGGTGTCGGTAGTTCACGCGATCACAGCTTCCTGCTTCTGCAATACCTGCCCGTTAAACCGTTGGATGCCCACAGCGCCTGGTGTCTGGGCGAACAGTTAGCTCGCCTGCATCAGTGGAGCGACCAGCCGCAATTTGGGCTGGATTTCGACAACGACCTCTCAACAACGCCTCAGCCAAACAGCTGGCAGCGGCGCTGGGCGACCTTTTTTGCCGAACAGCGAATTGGGTGGCAGTTACAGTTGGCTGCGGAGAAAGGGATGCACTTTGGTCACATTGAAACACTGATCGCACGCGTTGAGGAACGCCTCGCGGGGCATCAGCCACAACCGTCGCTCTTGCACGGTGACTTGTGGCCAGATAACTGCGCGAATAGTCAAGATGGTGCTTATCTGTTCGATCCGGCCTGCTATTGGGGGGACAGGGAATGTGACTTAGCGATGCTGCCGCGCTACCCAGCCCTGCCCGCACAGATTTATGATGGCTACCAAAACGTGTGGCCATTGGATAAAGGCTTTATCGATCGCCAACCCATTTACCAGATTTATTACCTGCTTAACCGCGCCAATCTTTTCGGCGGTAAACACATCGTTGAGGCGCAGCAGCTCATCGAGCGACAACTCTTGAGTTAA